The following proteins are co-located in the Pseudomonadota bacterium genome:
- a CDS encoding DUF3524 domain-containing protein, translating into MPPRPPRVAVVEPWLGGSHAAFADGIARRIGLACDVVGLPARSWQWRMRLAAIRLAEELDALDPAPDVLLATDYVNLPGLAATSRIAARTPVVLYFHENQLTYPRRRGRAKGDPEFGGINLLSCFAASRCVFSSHHQRAAFFEAALEYAAREDSVDAAAAIEALEEKSDVLPPGIETEKLDAARAGREDRRGRPLRIVWPHRFDHDKNPDDLFAALVDLAGEGLQFELAALGDPSADLPPAMAKARGALGERIVEWGRLEGDAYAAALAASDVVVSTAYQETFGLSVVEAIRAGCAPLLPRRLSYPELLGDKGEGRLYDNRGHLKRTLRKLMRDPGAVRAANADLWLEMERFSWPVLGPRFRELLTNVAESRER; encoded by the coding sequence GTGCCGCCTAGGCCGCCGCGCGTCGCCGTGGTGGAGCCGTGGCTGGGCGGGAGCCACGCCGCGTTCGCGGACGGGATCGCGCGCCGGATCGGGCTTGCGTGCGACGTCGTCGGACTCCCCGCGCGATCGTGGCAGTGGCGCATGCGGCTCGCCGCGATCCGCCTCGCCGAGGAGCTCGACGCGCTCGATCCCGCGCCGGACGTCCTCCTCGCGACCGACTACGTGAACCTGCCGGGGCTCGCGGCGACGAGCAGGATCGCGGCGCGCACACCCGTCGTCCTTTACTTCCACGAGAACCAGCTCACGTACCCGCGGCGGCGCGGCCGCGCGAAGGGCGATCCGGAGTTCGGCGGCATCAACCTGCTCTCGTGCTTCGCGGCGTCGCGCTGCGTCTTCAGCTCGCACCACCAGCGCGCGGCGTTCTTCGAGGCGGCGCTCGAGTACGCGGCGCGGGAGGATAGCGTCGACGCCGCGGCGGCGATCGAGGCGCTCGAGGAGAAGTCCGACGTGCTGCCGCCAGGCATCGAGACCGAAAAGCTCGACGCGGCGAGAGCTGGACGCGAAGACCGCCGCGGCAGACCTCTGCGAATCGTCTGGCCGCACCGCTTCGACCACGACAAGAACCCGGACGACCTGTTCGCGGCGCTCGTCGACCTCGCCGGCGAGGGCCTCCAGTTCGAGCTCGCGGCGCTGGGTGATCCGTCGGCGGATCTTCCACCCGCCATGGCGAAGGCGCGCGGCGCGCTCGGCGAAAGGATCGTCGAGTGGGGCCGTCTCGAGGGGGACGCCTACGCCGCGGCGCTCGCGGCATCGGACGTCGTGGTCTCCACCGCCTACCAGGAGACGTTCGGCCTCTCGGTCGTCGAGGCGATCCGCGCGGGCTGCGCGCCGCTCCTCCCCCGCCGCCTCTCGTACCCGGAGCTCCTCGGCGACAAGGGCGAGGGACGCCTCTACGACAACCGCGGGCACCTCAAGCGGACGCTCCGCAAGTTGATGCGCGACCCGGGAGCCGTGCGCGCCGCCAACGCCGACCTGTGGTTGGAGATGGAGCGATTTTCCTGGCCTGTCTTGGGGCCGCGGTTCCGGGAGCTGCTCACGAACGTCGCAGAATCGCGGGAACGGTGA